A genomic region of Nostoc sp. UHCC 0702 contains the following coding sequences:
- a CDS encoding restriction endonuclease subunit R, protein MVQVIQAQNVTLSYLKEKFALQKSEDENFFTEWFDYLPEISELEKQYLDRVKTNYLSVLENAHLLEEAVKLVVLSPLLDLAGFYRPPFHILTEEIIEISEELINNNGENIEVIKEKIDVLVLQNQLWFLVIESKRSSFSLAKAIPQALTYMLANTQRDRPVYSLVINGEDFQFIKLIKQIKPIYALSDRFTLYRRENELYQVLNILKKLGKVVS, encoded by the coding sequence ATGGTTCAGGTCATCCAAGCCCAAAATGTCACTCTCTCTTACTTAAAGGAAAAATTTGCACTGCAAAAGTCTGAAGATGAGAATTTTTTTACAGAATGGTTTGACTATTTACCTGAAATTTCCGAATTAGAAAAGCAATACTTAGACCGAGTTAAAACCAACTATCTCAGTGTACTTGAAAACGCTCATCTTTTGGAAGAAGCTGTAAAATTAGTGGTGTTGTCTCCCTTGCTAGATTTGGCTGGCTTTTATCGTCCTCCGTTTCATATTCTTACAGAAGAAATTATCGAGATTAGTGAAGAGCTTATCAATAATAATGGAGAAAATATAGAAGTTATTAAAGAGAAAATTGATGTACTGGTTTTGCAAAATCAGTTGTGGTTTTTAGTAATTGAATCTAAAAGATCAAGTTTTTCTTTAGCTAAGGCAATTCCCCAGGCTCTCACTTATATGCTGGCAAATACTCAACGCGATCGCCCGGTATATTCATTGGTAATAAATGGGGAAGATTTTCAATTTATCAAACTGATAAAACAAATAAAACCAATATATGCTTTATCTGATAGATTTACTTTATATAGACGTGAAAATGAATTATATCAAGTTTTAAATATATTAAAAAAACTAGGTAAAGTTGTGAGTTAA
- a CDS encoding IscS subfamily cysteine desulfurase, with amino-acid sequence MSIRPIYLDCHATTPVDQRVIAAMLPYFTEHFGNPSSISHVYGWEAEAAVKQTREILAAAINATPEEIVFTSGATEANNLAIKGVAEAYFQKGQHIITVVTEHSAVIDPCKYLKNLGFEITILPVQKDGLIDLSELEKAFRPETILVSVMAANNEIGVLQPLTEIGEMCRDRNIIFHTDAAQAIAKIPLDVQAMKIDLMSLTAHKVYGPKGIGALYVRRRNPRVQLAPQQHGGGHERGMRSGTLYTPQIVGFGKAVEIALAEQTTENQRLSELRQKLWLQLSQLEGIYLNGHPTKRLAGNLNISVEGIDGTALALGLQPVMAVSSGSACSSANTAPSHVLTALGHSPKLAYASVRFGMGRFNTQEEIDIVAKHAIATIQSLRKQTTLV; translated from the coding sequence ATGTCTATTCGCCCTATCTACCTCGATTGTCATGCTACCACACCTGTAGATCAACGGGTTATTGCAGCAATGCTACCCTACTTTACAGAACACTTTGGCAATCCATCGAGTATTAGTCATGTTTACGGTTGGGAAGCAGAAGCCGCAGTTAAACAAACGCGGGAAATATTAGCAGCAGCAATTAATGCTACCCCAGAAGAAATAGTTTTTACTAGCGGTGCGACCGAAGCTAATAATTTAGCTATTAAAGGTGTTGCTGAAGCTTATTTTCAAAAAGGACAGCATATTATTACTGTTGTCACTGAACATAGCGCAGTTATTGACCCTTGTAAATATTTAAAAAATCTCGGTTTTGAAATTACTATTCTTCCAGTTCAAAAAGATGGATTAATTGATTTAAGCGAATTAGAAAAAGCTTTTCGTCCTGAAACAATTTTGGTGTCGGTAATGGCTGCAAATAACGAAATTGGTGTGTTGCAGCCATTAACAGAAATTGGGGAAATGTGCCGCGATCGCAATATAATTTTTCACACAGATGCAGCTCAAGCGATCGCGAAAATTCCCCTTGATGTGCAAGCAATGAAAATTGACTTAATGTCGCTGACAGCACATAAAGTATACGGCCCCAAGGGTATTGGAGCGCTATATGTCCGCAGGCGCAACCCCAGAGTACAACTTGCTCCCCAGCAACATGGAGGCGGACATGAACGGGGAATGCGTTCTGGTACATTATATACACCGCAAATTGTCGGCTTTGGCAAAGCTGTAGAAATAGCTTTGGCAGAACAGACAACAGAAAATCAACGCCTAAGCGAACTGAGACAAAAATTGTGGTTACAGCTTTCCCAGTTAGAGGGAATTTACCTCAACGGACATCCTACCAAGCGGCTAGCGGGAAATTTGAATATCAGCGTTGAAGGCATTGATGGAACCGCACTAGCGTTAGGACTACAGCCAGTAATGGCAGTATCTTCCGGTTCTGCTTGTTCCTCAGCCAACACAGCACCCTCCCATGTCCTCACAGCACTGGGACACTCCCCAAAGCTAGCTTATGCTTCAGTGCGGTTTGGCATGGGACGATTTAACACCCAAGAGGAGATTGATATTGTAGCGAAACATGCGATCGCTACCATTCAAAGTTTACGCAAGCAGACAACATTGGTGTAG
- a CDS encoding Type 1 glutamine amidotransferase-like domain-containing protein, with protein sequence MTNALPNVAKRLKTVGTKLLRMVVVFIGDFIADLKRYFLGDTADFRSPIPETVYPVLAGPVISLGGGGPDVEEGIQWMINQVRGGHNSTTKVDVVVLRTYGNHDYNQVISDMKGVKSVETLIVSNRQDANKPEIVEKVRNAEVIFFAGGDQCQYIRSWKSTNLEAAVKSVYARGGAIGGTSAGAMIQSEYVYDSCACEDSVETRDALEDPYQNITFTYNFFQWPYLRGTIIDTHFDTRKRMGRTMAFIARQIQDGIANSVLGIAISEETSVVINKYGLAKVVGRNAAYFVLGDHPPEVCQPRTPLTYYDYKIWRVPSGDTFDLTNLPNRGYYFRSIQRGRFSSDPY encoded by the coding sequence ATGACAAACGCATTACCAAATGTAGCAAAGCGCTTGAAGACTGTCGGAACCAAGTTGTTGAGGATGGTAGTTGTGTTTATAGGCGATTTTATAGCAGATTTGAAACGCTACTTCCTGGGCGACACTGCCGATTTTCGTTCTCCCATACCTGAGACTGTTTATCCTGTCTTAGCTGGGCCTGTGATTAGCTTGGGTGGGGGTGGCCCGGATGTAGAAGAAGGTATCCAATGGATGATTAACCAAGTTCGGGGAGGTCATAACAGTACTACTAAAGTTGATGTTGTAGTTCTCCGCACTTATGGTAATCATGATTACAATCAGGTAATTTCTGACATGAAGGGCGTTAAGTCTGTGGAGACGCTAATTGTTAGCAATCGACAAGATGCAAACAAACCGGAGATTGTCGAGAAAGTCAGAAATGCTGAGGTAATTTTTTTTGCTGGGGGCGACCAATGTCAATACATTCGCAGCTGGAAAAGTACCAATTTAGAGGCTGCTGTGAAGTCAGTTTACGCTAGAGGTGGTGCCATTGGTGGCACTAGCGCAGGTGCAATGATTCAAAGCGAATACGTATATGATTCTTGTGCTTGTGAAGATAGTGTTGAAACTAGAGATGCATTGGAAGATCCGTATCAAAATATTACCTTTACTTACAATTTTTTCCAATGGCCTTATTTGCGGGGAACCATTATTGATACTCACTTCGACACTCGTAAAAGAATGGGTCGAACTATGGCTTTTATTGCGCGTCAAATTCAGGATGGTATTGCTAATAGCGTTTTAGGAATAGCTATTAGTGAGGAGACATCGGTTGTGATCAATAAATATGGTTTAGCGAAAGTTGTGGGGAGGAATGCAGCATATTTTGTGCTGGGAGATCATCCCCCAGAAGTATGTCAACCCCGAACTCCGCTGACTTATTATGATTATAAAATTTGGCGAGTTCCCAGCGGTGATACCTTCGACTTAACTAACCTGCCAAATAGAGGTTATTATTTCCGCAGTATCCAGCGGGGAAGGTTTAGTTCAGATCCGTATTGA
- a CDS encoding restriction endonuclease subunit R: protein MVQFIQAQNIGLAYLEERFGLQQAVDEGFFPELFEKLPEITDLEKQNLDKIKVNFLRLVKRPPLSEETVKLVVLSPLLNLAGFYDDPFYIRGEQSIEISAEDEGEIIRGRIDILVIQEQLWLLVIESKRSSFSLLETIPQALVYMLANPNPEKPVFGLVTNGSHFIFVKLTKQNMPMYAISEEFSLLRRKNELYQVLSIFKKLSQILS, encoded by the coding sequence ATGGTTCAATTCATTCAAGCACAAAATATCGGGCTTGCCTATCTGGAAGAAAGATTTGGTCTACAGCAAGCTGTAGACGAGGGATTTTTCCCAGAATTGTTTGAAAAATTACCAGAAATTACAGATTTAGAAAAACAAAACTTAGACAAAATAAAAGTTAACTTTCTACGTTTAGTAAAACGTCCTCCTTTATCAGAAGAAACGGTAAAATTAGTAGTTTTATCTCCCTTACTCAATTTAGCTGGATTTTATGATGATCCTTTTTATATTAGAGGTGAGCAATCAATAGAAATATCTGCGGAGGATGAAGGTGAAATTATTAGAGGAAGAATTGACATTTTAGTGATTCAAGAACAATTATGGCTGTTGGTCATTGAATCTAAAAGGTCTAGCTTTTCTCTTCTAGAAACTATACCTCAAGCACTTGTTTATATGCTGGCTAATCCTAATCCAGAAAAACCTGTGTTTGGATTAGTCACAAATGGTAGTCATTTTATTTTTGTAAAACTGACCAAGCAAAATATGCCAATGTATGCTATATCTGAAGAGTTTTCCCTGTTGAGGCGAAAAAATGAATTGTATCAAGTTCTAAGTATCTTCAAAAAATTAAGTCAAATTTTGAGTTAA
- the bcp gene encoding thioredoxin-dependent thiol peroxidase codes for MSNIPQAGQKAPDFWTPNQNDNLVSLNDFSGQWVILYFYPKDDTPGCTTEAKDFTELYQEFSALGATILGVSPDSGKSHCKFIDKHNLSITLLSDPEHVLTESYGAWRLKKFMGKEYMGVVRSTFLISPDRIIAHACPNVKAKGHAQAVLTKLRELTAG; via the coding sequence ATGAGCAACATTCCCCAAGCTGGACAAAAAGCGCCTGATTTCTGGACTCCTAACCAAAATGACAACCTAGTCAGTTTGAATGATTTTAGTGGTCAGTGGGTTATCCTCTATTTTTACCCCAAAGACGACACCCCTGGTTGTACCACGGAAGCGAAAGACTTTACCGAGTTGTATCAAGAATTCAGCGCACTAGGAGCGACAATTTTAGGCGTGAGTCCAGATTCAGGTAAATCCCATTGTAAATTTATCGACAAGCATAACTTATCAATCACCCTGTTGAGCGACCCAGAACATGTGTTAACAGAAAGTTATGGTGCTTGGCGACTGAAGAAGTTTATGGGCAAAGAATATATGGGTGTTGTTCGTTCAACTTTCCTGATTTCACCTGATAGAATCATCGCCCATGCTTGTCCCAACGTCAAAGCCAAAGGACATGCTCAAGCAGTTTTAACTAAATTACGAGAATTAACAGCTGGATGA